In the Mytilus trossulus isolate FHL-02 chromosome 1, PNRI_Mtr1.1.1.hap1, whole genome shotgun sequence genome, one interval contains:
- the LOC134710237 gene encoding protein kish-B-like has protein sequence MTNVYSFEGILVFSLLVVCTCAYMRRVPRLKQWFLSEKKGFLGVFYKASVIGTRLHIPVALSCLLMGFYILVLR, from the exons ATGACAAATG tatACTCATTTGAGGGGATTCTAGTGTTTAGTCTTCTGGTTGTTTGTACTTGTGCATATATGAGAAGAGTCCCACGTCTTAAACAGTGGTTTTTGTCAGAGAAAAAAGGATTTCTTGGGGTATTTTATAAAG CATCCGTTATTGGCACAAGATTACATATACCAGTGGCTTTATCATGTCTTCTCATGGGATTTTATATACTTGTCCTGAGGTGA